Proteins encoded in a region of the Pseudomonas putida genome:
- a CDS encoding PLDc N-terminal domain-containing protein, with product MEIGTIWLIIAALVILLEIWAIWHIIGSERRAERKMLWIVFVVYAPFPGLLFWAWRGPRAVKGRAVLQEK from the coding sequence ATGGAAATCGGTACGATCTGGCTCATCATCGCGGCCCTGGTCATCCTGCTGGAGATCTGGGCCATCTGGCACATCATCGGCAGTGAGCGGCGCGCCGAACGCAAGATGCTGTGGATTGTGTTCGTGGTCTACGCACCATTCCCCGGGTTGCTGTTCTGGGCCTGGCGCGGGCCGCGGGCGGTGAAAGGCAGGGCGGTACTGCAGGAGAAATGA